Proteins from one Amycolatopsis benzoatilytica AK 16/65 genomic window:
- a CDS encoding riboflavin synthase → MFTGIVEEVGEVTAVEQLTDAARLTVRGPLVTSDAGHGDSIAVSGVCLTVVTVSDGEFTVDVVNETLQRSSLAKVAVGDAVNLERATPAGGRLGGHIMQGHVDGTGAFVSRDERGVTTFSLPRALSRYVVEKGSIAVDGVSLTVASVSDDRFSVALIPTTLEVTTLGRREAGDLVNLEVDVVAKYVEKLTAPHVAANAHNV, encoded by the coding sequence GTGTTCACGGGAATTGTCGAAGAGGTCGGCGAGGTCACCGCGGTCGAGCAGCTCACCGATGCTGCCCGGCTCACCGTGCGCGGGCCGCTCGTCACCTCGGACGCCGGCCACGGCGATTCGATCGCGGTCAGCGGCGTCTGCCTGACCGTCGTCACGGTGTCCGACGGCGAGTTCACCGTCGATGTGGTGAACGAGACACTGCAGCGTTCCAGCCTCGCGAAGGTGGCGGTCGGCGACGCGGTGAACCTCGAGCGCGCGACCCCGGCGGGCGGGCGGCTCGGCGGCCACATCATGCAGGGCCATGTCGACGGCACCGGTGCGTTCGTGTCCCGCGACGAGCGCGGCGTGACCACGTTCTCGCTGCCCCGCGCCTTGTCTCGATACGTCGTGGAGAAGGGCTCGATCGCCGTCGACGGCGTATCGCTGACCGTCGCGAGCGTGTCCGACGACCGGTTTTCGGTCGCCTTGATCCCCACCACGCTCGAAGTCACCACACTCGGCCGGCGCGAAGCCGGCGATCTCGTGAACCTCGAAGTGGACGTCGTAGCCAAATACGTGGAGAAGCTCACTGCGCCACACGTGGCGGCGAACGCGCACAATGTGTGA
- a CDS encoding primosomal protein N': MNSSEPAPLWDLPEPSRSASEPKAAPAKKAAGRKTAPRKPSRRGQLQPAPELPVAKVVVDIPLAHLDRTFDYQVPEKLHEAAVAGCRVRVRFAGQLVDGYLVERTDKSEYERKLAYLERVTSSEPVLPPALHAVCRSVADRYAGTLSDVLRLALPPRHAKVEGEPPREPAPAPEAPDVSAWARYQRGEAFLEAIAEGRQANAVWQALPGEDWPRRLAEAAATAAAHGRGAVVVVPDHRDLTRVHAACVELVGEQGVAALIAGLGPAERYRRWLSVLRGSVRVVVGTRAAMFAPVADPGLFVVWDDGDDLHLDPHAPYPHVRDVLMDRAHATKSAFIVGGFARTAEAQLLVESGWAQQVQADRAVLRAAAPRVTPVGEDFDVARDEAARVARLPAVAFEAARQAFAAGLPALVQVPRRGYVPGLSCGQCRTPAHCRRCAGPLALPGGSVDGAPRPPACRWCGVPETAFRCPACGSVRLRAVVVGAKRTAEELGRAFPGVPVRTSGAAEVLATVPGRPALVVCTPGAEPVAEGGYGAALLLDGWALLGRQDLRAAEETLRRWMAAGALVRPASSGGRVVVGAEAGLAVVQALVRWDPGWHASQELEQRRELGFPPAMRMASVEGSPAAVASVLDDLPLPETGEILGPVPLGDFDDEGNAERERALVRVARPEGRALAATVRDAVARRDARKATEPVRVQLDPLDLI; encoded by the coding sequence TACCAGGTGCCGGAAAAGCTTCACGAGGCCGCGGTCGCGGGCTGCCGGGTGCGGGTGCGGTTCGCCGGGCAACTGGTCGACGGATATCTCGTCGAGCGCACCGACAAGTCCGAGTACGAGCGCAAACTGGCCTATCTGGAGCGGGTGACCTCCAGCGAACCGGTGCTGCCGCCCGCTTTGCACGCGGTGTGCCGGTCGGTGGCGGACCGTTATGCGGGCACGCTGTCCGACGTGTTGCGGCTGGCGTTGCCGCCGCGGCACGCGAAGGTCGAAGGCGAACCGCCGAGGGAACCGGCACCGGCTCCGGAGGCACCGGATGTCTCGGCGTGGGCCCGCTACCAGCGCGGGGAAGCGTTCCTGGAGGCGATCGCGGAAGGGCGGCAGGCGAACGCGGTATGGCAGGCGTTGCCTGGCGAGGATTGGCCGCGCCGGTTGGCGGAGGCCGCGGCGACCGCGGCGGCGCACGGGCGTGGCGCGGTGGTGGTCGTGCCGGACCATCGGGATCTGACGCGGGTGCACGCGGCGTGTGTCGAACTGGTGGGTGAGCAGGGCGTCGCCGCGCTGATCGCTGGGCTGGGGCCGGCGGAGCGGTACCGGCGGTGGCTTTCCGTGCTGCGGGGTTCGGTACGCGTGGTGGTCGGCACGCGGGCGGCGATGTTCGCGCCGGTGGCGGATCCTGGGTTGTTCGTGGTGTGGGACGACGGCGACGATCTCCACCTGGACCCGCACGCGCCGTACCCGCATGTCCGGGACGTGCTGATGGATCGGGCGCACGCCACGAAATCGGCGTTCATCGTCGGCGGGTTCGCCCGGACCGCGGAAGCGCAGCTGCTGGTCGAATCCGGCTGGGCGCAACAGGTTCAGGCCGATCGCGCGGTGTTGCGCGCGGCCGCGCCTCGAGTGACGCCGGTCGGTGAAGACTTCGACGTCGCGCGGGACGAGGCCGCTCGCGTCGCCCGGTTGCCGGCCGTCGCGTTCGAGGCGGCACGGCAGGCGTTCGCGGCGGGATTGCCTGCGCTGGTTCAGGTTCCGCGACGCGGGTATGTCCCGGGGCTGTCGTGCGGCCAATGCCGGACGCCGGCGCACTGCCGGCGGTGCGCCGGTCCGTTGGCGTTGCCGGGCGGATCGGTGGACGGGGCGCCGCGGCCGCCGGCCTGCCGCTGGTGCGGAGTTCCGGAGACGGCTTTCCGTTGCCCTGCTTGCGGTTCCGTTCGGCTGCGGGCGGTGGTGGTCGGGGCGAAGCGGACCGCGGAGGAGCTGGGGCGCGCGTTTCCGGGCGTGCCGGTCCGGACGTCCGGCGCGGCCGAGGTGCTGGCGACCGTTCCGGGGCGGCCGGCATTGGTGGTGTGCACGCCGGGAGCGGAACCGGTCGCCGAAGGCGGTTACGGCGCGGCGTTGCTTCTCGATGGATGGGCGTTGCTCGGCCGCCAGGATTTGCGGGCGGCAGAGGAGACACTGCGCCGATGGATGGCGGCGGGTGCGTTGGTGCGGCCGGCTTCGAGCGGCGGACGGGTAGTCGTCGGTGCGGAGGCGGGGCTCGCGGTGGTGCAGGCGCTGGTGCGCTGGGATCCCGGCTGGCACGCGAGCCAGGAGCTTGAGCAACGGCGCGAGCTGGGCTTTCCGCCGGCGATGCGGATGGCGAGTGTGGAAGGCAGCCCGGCGGCGGTCGCGAGCGTGCTGGACGACCTTCCGCTGCCGGAAACCGGCGAGATCCTCGGACCGGTTCCGCTCGGCGATTTCGACGACGAGGGCAATGCGGAGCGCGAGCGCGCGCTGGTGCGGGTAGCCCGGCCGGAAGGACGCGCGCTGGCGGCGACGGTCCGCGACGCGGTCGCCCGCCGCGACGCACGCAAAGCGACCGAGCCCGTCCGGGTGCAGCTGGATCCGCTGGACCTGATCTAG
- a CDS encoding flavoprotein, protein MTDLGLVASSCGGLDLRFTAELAKPAAARGWRLAVTLTPTAHRWLDTTGGLAELQATTDLPVRSASRLPGEPRPHPDPRVFLFAPASANSIAKLALGIADNQALTLLGDVLGAPGITIVVAYQIQPTRAHHPAWQRHLDTLAGAGVRLHQLDPSRPWSEPLDLLPAP, encoded by the coding sequence GTGACGGACCTGGGCTTGGTCGCCAGCTCGTGCGGCGGACTGGACCTCCGGTTCACCGCCGAGCTGGCCAAGCCCGCCGCCGCCCGGGGCTGGCGGCTGGCCGTCACCCTGACGCCGACCGCGCACCGCTGGCTGGACACGACCGGCGGCCTGGCGGAACTCCAGGCGACGACGGACCTTCCGGTGCGCAGCGCGTCGCGGCTGCCCGGGGAACCGCGCCCGCATCCGGACCCGCGGGTGTTCCTGTTCGCGCCCGCATCGGCGAATTCGATCGCGAAACTGGCACTGGGCATCGCGGACAACCAAGCGCTGACGCTGCTCGGCGATGTCCTGGGCGCACCGGGCATCACCATTGTCGTGGCGTATCAGATCCAGCCGACCCGGGCGCATCACCCGGCATGGCAACGGCACCTGGACACGCTCGCCGGCGCAGGCGTCCGGCTGCACCAGCTGGACCCGAGCCGCCCCTGGTCCGAGCCCTTGGACCTGTTGCCCGCGCCGTGA
- a CDS encoding RsmB/NOP family class I SAM-dependent RNA methyltransferase has product MNERGERRPSRPQRGRPAPRKQGPRRPPEVDPARQVAFDVLRAVREKDAYANLVLPQMLRERRISGRDAALATELTYGTARAQGLLDAVIAACADRPIEKTDPVVLDALRLGVYQLLRTRIPEHAAVGSTVDLVRAEAGSWATGFVNAILRVVSTKDETQWLTEVAPDEATDPIGAYALRSAHPRWVARSFAEALGDKGAELKAALEADDARPEVHLVARPGEISADELAAITGGDLAPYSPYGVRLPSGAGDPAEVAPVREHLAAVQDEGSQLCAIAVTKAPLEGPDERWLDLCAGPGGKAALLGALAKSSGARVDAVEKAEHRARLIENATEGLPVTVHVADGRDSGLEPGYDRVLVDAPCSGLGALRRRPEARWRRKPSDVADLTKLQGELLVAALDLVRPGGIVAYVVCSPHLAETEGVVGETARRTKSEILDAREFFPGVPQLGDGPYVQLWPHRHGTDAMFCAVLRKP; this is encoded by the coding sequence GTGAACGAGCGTGGAGAACGGAGGCCGTCGAGGCCGCAACGGGGCCGGCCGGCCCCGCGCAAACAGGGACCGCGGCGTCCGCCGGAGGTGGACCCCGCCCGGCAGGTCGCGTTCGACGTGCTGCGCGCCGTGCGCGAGAAAGACGCGTACGCGAACCTGGTCCTGCCGCAGATGCTGCGCGAACGCCGGATCAGCGGGCGCGACGCCGCGCTGGCCACAGAGCTGACCTACGGCACCGCCCGGGCGCAGGGGCTGCTCGACGCGGTGATCGCCGCGTGCGCGGACCGGCCGATCGAGAAGACCGACCCGGTGGTGCTCGACGCGCTGCGCCTCGGCGTCTACCAGCTGCTGCGCACCCGCATCCCGGAGCACGCCGCGGTCGGGTCCACTGTGGACCTGGTGCGCGCGGAAGCCGGTTCGTGGGCGACCGGTTTCGTCAACGCGATCCTGCGTGTGGTGTCCACAAAGGACGAAACGCAGTGGCTCACCGAGGTCGCGCCGGACGAGGCGACCGACCCGATCGGCGCGTATGCGCTGCGCTCGGCGCACCCGCGCTGGGTGGCCCGGTCGTTCGCGGAAGCGTTGGGGGACAAGGGTGCGGAGCTGAAAGCCGCACTGGAAGCCGACGACGCCCGTCCGGAGGTGCACCTGGTCGCGCGCCCGGGCGAGATCAGCGCCGACGAACTCGCCGCGATCACCGGCGGCGACCTCGCGCCGTACTCGCCGTACGGTGTGCGCCTGCCTTCCGGCGCGGGCGACCCGGCCGAGGTCGCGCCGGTGCGCGAGCACCTCGCCGCGGTGCAGGACGAGGGCAGCCAGCTATGCGCCATCGCGGTCACGAAGGCCCCGTTGGAAGGCCCGGACGAACGCTGGCTGGACCTGTGCGCGGGCCCCGGCGGCAAGGCCGCGCTGCTCGGCGCGCTGGCCAAGAGCAGCGGTGCGCGTGTCGACGCGGTCGAGAAGGCCGAGCACCGGGCCCGGCTCATCGAGAACGCGACCGAGGGCCTGCCGGTCACCGTGCACGTCGCCGACGGTCGCGACAGCGGCCTCGAACCCGGCTACGACCGCGTCCTCGTCGACGCCCCGTGCAGCGGACTGGGCGCGCTGCGCCGCCGTCCGGAAGCCAGGTGGCGGCGCAAGCCCTCCGACGTCGCGGACCTCACCAAGTTGCAGGGCGAACTGCTGGTCGCGGCGCTGGACCTGGTGCGCCCCGGCGGCATCGTCGCGTACGTGGTGTGCTCGCCGCACCTGGCCGAAACCGAAGGCGTAGTCGGGGAAACCGCTCGCCGGACCAAGTCGGAGATCCTGGACGCACGGGAGTTCTTCCCCGGCGTCCCGCAGCTCGGCGACGGCCCGTACGTGCAGCTGTGGCCGCACCGGCACGGCACCGACGCGATGTTCTGCGCCGTGCTGCGCAAGCCGTGA
- the fmt gene encoding methionyl-tRNA formyltransferase encodes MRLVFAGTPEPAVPSLRALLESERHEVVAVVTRPDAQAGRGRKVLRSPVGALADEHGIEVLTPARAGDPAFLARLRELAPEVCPVVAYGALLPQSALDIPVHGWVNLHFSLLPAWRGAAPVQAAIRAGDEITGASTFRIVKELDAGPVFGVVTETIGPHDTSGALLGRLAESGAELLRSTVDGIEDGTLRAVEQAAEGMSYAPKVTVEDARVSFADPAAAVDRHIRSVTPEPGAWAEFRGERFKLGPVTVVDEPGPPPGELVVERKRVLVGTATKPVRLGEVQAAGKKRMAATDWARGTRIEEGERLR; translated from the coding sequence ATGCGTCTCGTTTTCGCCGGCACCCCGGAACCCGCCGTCCCGTCGTTGCGCGCGTTGCTCGAGTCCGAACGGCACGAGGTCGTCGCCGTCGTGACCCGGCCGGACGCGCAGGCCGGGCGCGGGCGCAAAGTCCTCCGGTCCCCGGTCGGGGCACTCGCCGACGAGCACGGCATCGAGGTGCTCACGCCGGCGCGCGCGGGCGATCCGGCCTTCCTCGCCCGGCTGCGCGAACTCGCGCCGGAAGTCTGCCCGGTGGTCGCCTACGGTGCCCTGCTGCCGCAGTCCGCGCTCGACATCCCGGTGCATGGCTGGGTGAATCTGCACTTCTCGCTGCTGCCCGCGTGGCGCGGTGCGGCACCGGTCCAGGCGGCGATCCGGGCCGGGGACGAGATCACCGGAGCGTCGACTTTCCGGATCGTGAAGGAGCTCGACGCGGGGCCGGTATTCGGCGTCGTCACCGAGACGATCGGCCCGCACGACACGTCCGGTGCGCTGCTGGGCCGGCTCGCCGAGTCCGGTGCGGAGCTGTTGCGGTCCACGGTGGACGGCATCGAAGACGGCACGCTGCGTGCGGTCGAGCAGGCCGCCGAGGGCATGAGCTACGCGCCGAAGGTGACGGTCGAGGACGCGCGGGTGTCGTTCGCCGACCCGGCGGCCGCGGTCGATCGGCACATTCGCTCGGTCACGCCGGAACCCGGCGCGTGGGCGGAGTTCCGCGGCGAGCGGTTCAAGCTCGGGCCGGTCACCGTGGTCGACGAACCCGGTCCGCCGCCGGGCGAGCTGGTCGTCGAGCGCAAGCGGGTGCTCGTGGGCACGGCGACGAAACCGGTGCGGCTGGGCGAGGTCCAGGCAGCGGGCAAGAAACGGATGGCGGCCACCGACTGGGCGCGCGGTACGAGGATCGAAGAAGGGGAGCGCCTGCGGTGA
- the phoA gene encoding alkaline phosphatase gives MRTVLAGRRKWLAAGALGVALVAAAPVALAAQGNQDDQGARTASAGAGDRTQEIRQAIQGGAARNVILFIGDGMGDSEITAARNYERGAAGRLSMDELPLTGDYTTYAVEKGNPAKPDYVTDSAASGTGWATGTKTYNGAISVDAYGNPLPTLLELAKRNGLRTGDVTTAEVQDATPAVQGAHVVDRDCKGPDETTKKCAQNAKENGGAGSISEQLVQTRPDVLLGGGAKYFDQKATAGQFKGKPVLEQAKAAGYRVLTTADDLAKAGPGQPVLGLFAPGNLPVNWVGPKPAVGGTAPARCAANPALPKTQPKLVAQTQKALQLLEDRKSNKGFFLQVEGASIDKQDHAADPCGQIGETIDFDAAVAAGLAYARTHSDTLVVVTADHGHTSQIVSNDAKSPGQTATLITNEGANMTINYGTAMPGSSMEHTGTQVRIAAYGPQAANVVGLTNQTDLFGTVKRALKLR, from the coding sequence ATGAGAACCGTCTTGGCAGGCCGTCGCAAGTGGCTGGCCGCGGGCGCATTAGGCGTCGCGCTGGTCGCTGCTGCCCCCGTCGCGCTGGCCGCGCAGGGCAACCAGGACGACCAGGGCGCGCGCACCGCTTCGGCCGGCGCGGGCGACCGCACGCAGGAGATCCGCCAGGCGATCCAGGGCGGTGCCGCGCGCAACGTCATCCTGTTCATCGGCGACGGCATGGGCGATTCCGAGATCACCGCGGCGCGCAACTACGAACGCGGCGCCGCCGGCCGGCTCTCGATGGACGAGCTGCCGCTGACCGGCGATTACACCACGTACGCGGTCGAGAAGGGCAACCCGGCGAAACCGGACTACGTCACGGACTCCGCGGCGTCCGGCACCGGCTGGGCGACCGGTACGAAGACCTACAACGGCGCGATCTCGGTGGACGCCTACGGCAACCCGCTGCCGACGCTGCTGGAGCTGGCCAAGCGCAACGGCCTGCGCACCGGCGACGTGACCACTGCCGAGGTCCAGGACGCCACCCCGGCCGTCCAGGGCGCGCACGTCGTCGACCGCGACTGCAAGGGCCCGGACGAGACCACCAAGAAATGCGCGCAGAACGCCAAGGAGAACGGCGGCGCGGGCTCGATCTCGGAGCAGCTCGTGCAGACCCGCCCGGACGTGCTCCTGGGCGGCGGCGCGAAGTATTTCGACCAGAAAGCCACCGCGGGCCAGTTCAAAGGCAAGCCGGTCCTGGAGCAGGCCAAGGCAGCTGGGTACCGCGTCCTCACCACCGCCGACGACCTGGCCAAGGCCGGTCCCGGCCAGCCGGTGCTCGGCCTGTTCGCGCCAGGCAACCTGCCGGTGAACTGGGTCGGCCCGAAGCCGGCCGTGGGCGGCACCGCACCGGCCCGCTGCGCGGCGAACCCGGCCCTGCCGAAAACCCAGCCGAAGCTGGTCGCGCAGACCCAGAAGGCGCTGCAGCTGCTCGAGGACCGCAAGAGCAACAAGGGCTTCTTCCTCCAGGTCGAGGGTGCGTCGATCGACAAGCAGGACCACGCCGCGGACCCGTGCGGCCAGATCGGCGAGACGATCGACTTCGACGCGGCGGTCGCGGCCGGCCTGGCCTACGCCCGGACGCACTCGGACACGCTGGTCGTGGTGACCGCGGACCACGGGCACACCAGCCAGATCGTGTCGAACGACGCGAAGTCGCCGGGCCAGACCGCCACGTTGATCACCAACGAGGGCGCGAACATGACGATCAACTACGGCACCGCGATGCCGGGTTCGTCGATGGAGCACACCGGGACCCAGGTGCGGATCGCGGCGTACGGTCCGCAGGCGGCGAACGTCGTCGGGCTGACCAACCAGACCGACCTGTTCGGCACCGTCAAGCGCGCACTGAAGCTGCGCTGA
- a CDS encoding helix-turn-helix domain-containing protein has protein sequence MSQPSPALAGRLRALRKESWPGIVITQRMLAEAFGVSNGLLSSWENTGSPVAPPPPRLDAYATFFATRRSVEGQGFRVLPVDQLTDEERDLRKKLLAELTGLRGSSEDTATAAPEFAPGNLWRFPASEDIVIVVSELPNAMRHANAQPESPDYARLLRYGDPDALIELYGHLRACNPTARVSFRTASRDPLRPEEYTAHLVLLGGVDWNPQTRELMERIDAPIRQNPRSDYDESLASFQVRQRDGRLEHLRAKMSSDGNLIEDVTMFYRGPNPLNRKRTVTVCNGMHARGTLGAVRALTDPRFRDRNQSYLDQRFAGAESFSILSRVPVFNNQGLTPDWTVPGNRLHEWSDLDAD, from the coding sequence ATGTCCCAGCCCAGCCCCGCACTCGCCGGACGCCTCCGGGCTCTCCGGAAGGAGAGCTGGCCCGGCATCGTGATCACCCAGCGGATGCTCGCCGAGGCGTTCGGGGTGAGCAACGGCCTGCTGTCGTCCTGGGAGAACACCGGCAGCCCGGTCGCGCCGCCGCCGCCCCGGCTCGACGCGTATGCCACGTTCTTCGCCACCCGGCGTTCAGTCGAGGGCCAGGGCTTCCGGGTGCTGCCCGTGGACCAGTTGACCGACGAGGAGCGCGATCTCCGCAAGAAGCTGCTCGCCGAGCTGACCGGCCTGCGCGGCAGCTCCGAGGACACCGCGACGGCAGCCCCCGAGTTCGCGCCCGGCAACCTGTGGCGGTTCCCGGCCAGCGAGGACATCGTGATCGTCGTGTCCGAGCTGCCGAACGCGATGCGCCACGCCAACGCGCAGCCGGAAAGCCCCGACTACGCCCGGCTGCTGCGCTACGGCGACCCGGACGCGCTGATCGAGCTGTACGGTCACCTCCGCGCGTGCAACCCGACCGCGAGAGTCTCGTTCCGCACCGCGAGCCGGGACCCGCTGCGGCCGGAGGAGTACACCGCGCACCTCGTGCTGCTCGGCGGGGTCGACTGGAACCCGCAGACCCGTGAGCTGATGGAGCGGATCGACGCGCCGATCCGGCAGAACCCACGCTCGGACTACGACGAATCCCTGGCCAGCTTCCAGGTCCGGCAACGGGACGGCCGCCTGGAGCACCTGCGCGCGAAGATGTCGTCGGACGGCAACCTCATCGAGGACGTCACGATGTTCTACCGCGGCCCGAATCCGCTCAACCGCAAGCGCACGGTGACCGTCTGCAACGGGATGCACGCCCGCGGCACCCTCGGCGCGGTGCGCGCGCTGACCGACCCGCGGTTCCGCGACCGCAACCAGTCGTACCTGGACCAGCGGTTCGCCGGCGCGGAGTCGTTCAGCATCCTCAGCCGGGTCCCGGTGTTCAACAACCAGGGCCTGACTCCCGACTGGACGGTGCCCGGCAACCGGCTGCACGAATGGTCCGATCTGGACGCCGACTGA
- the rpe gene encoding ribulose-phosphate 3-epimerase — protein sequence MASPLIAPSILSADFARLGEEIAAIAHPGATRADWVHVDVMDAHFVPNLTLGLPVVQSLLKSTDLPLDCHLMIDDPDRWAPAYAEAGAYNVTVHVEAAKDPVMLAKNLRAAGAKAGLSVKPGTPLEPHLETLKHYDTLLVMSVEPGFGGQSFIADVLEKVRTARRLVDTGHLKLIVEIDGGINADTIEQAAEAGVDCFVAGSAVYGAEDPGQAVAALREQAARLRVG from the coding sequence GTGGCTTCACCTCTCATCGCACCCAGCATCCTGTCCGCGGACTTCGCCCGGCTCGGCGAGGAGATCGCGGCCATCGCCCACCCCGGCGCCACCCGCGCCGACTGGGTGCACGTGGACGTCATGGACGCGCACTTCGTGCCGAACCTGACCCTGGGCCTGCCGGTGGTGCAGTCGCTGCTGAAGTCGACCGACCTGCCGCTCGACTGCCACCTGATGATCGACGACCCGGACCGCTGGGCCCCGGCCTACGCCGAGGCCGGCGCGTACAACGTCACGGTGCACGTGGAAGCCGCGAAGGACCCGGTCATGCTGGCCAAGAACCTGCGCGCCGCGGGTGCGAAGGCCGGCCTGTCGGTCAAGCCGGGCACCCCGCTCGAACCGCACCTGGAAACGCTGAAGCACTACGACACGCTGCTCGTGATGTCGGTCGAGCCGGGCTTCGGCGGGCAGTCGTTCATCGCCGACGTGCTGGAGAAGGTGCGCACCGCGCGCCGGCTGGTGGACACCGGCCACCTGAAGCTGATCGTCGAGATCGACGGCGGGATCAACGCCGACACCATCGAACAGGCCGCCGAGGCGGGCGTCGACTGTTTCGTCGCGGGCTCGGCCGTCTACGGCGCCGAGGACCCCGGCCAGGCCGTCGCCGCGCTGCGCGAACAGGCCGCCCGCCTTCGCGTCGGCTGA
- a CDS encoding Crp/Fnr family transcriptional regulator → METTGFWPALSAAERGKVAELAVRRTYRRGDVVCHEGDHAAVVVLLLSGHVRITNATSDGREVVVAVRGTGDVVGELGAIDGQPRSATVEALDEVEALVVPAARFAALCRREASISWVLLLVLAARLRDVGRQRSDIGGGSIARRVAVQLMQLAVEQGVRAGDDIVVAIPGTQAELAMTAAISRESWARATRGLRRDGVISTSRGRVVIHRMEDLRRLAR, encoded by the coding sequence GTGGAAACGACCGGATTCTGGCCCGCGCTGAGCGCGGCCGAACGCGGCAAGGTGGCGGAGCTGGCAGTGCGCCGCACCTACCGCAGGGGCGACGTGGTGTGCCATGAAGGCGACCATGCCGCGGTAGTAGTGCTTCTGCTGTCCGGGCACGTCCGGATCACGAACGCGACCTCCGACGGCCGCGAAGTCGTGGTCGCGGTGCGCGGGACCGGCGACGTGGTCGGGGAACTCGGCGCGATCGACGGCCAGCCGAGATCGGCGACGGTCGAAGCACTGGACGAGGTCGAGGCGCTCGTCGTTCCCGCCGCGCGGTTCGCCGCGCTGTGCCGGCGCGAGGCGTCGATCTCGTGGGTGTTGCTGCTGGTGCTGGCGGCGAGATTGCGCGATGTCGGGCGGCAGCGGTCCGACATCGGCGGCGGCTCGATCGCCAGGAGAGTGGCGGTGCAGCTGATGCAGCTGGCAGTGGAACAAGGGGTGCGCGCGGGGGACGACATCGTGGTCGCGATCCCGGGCACTCAGGCGGAACTGGCGATGACCGCGGCGATTTCGCGGGAATCCTGGGCGCGGGCGACGCGCGGGCTCCGCCGCGACGGAGTGATCAGCACCTCCCGCGGGCGAGTGGTGATCCATCGGATGGAGGATCTGCGGCGGCTGGCCCGCTGA
- a CDS encoding GatB/YqeY domain-containing protein, with product MTTLKATLHDDLTTAIKARDQLRSATLRLTLSAIGYEETAGTEARTLSDDEVRKIITREVKKRRDAADAFAKAGRTESAERELAEAEVLTGYLPAQLSDEELRKLVSDAIAESGASGMAGMGAAMKAVQPKVAGRAEGSRVAAEVKRQLAAG from the coding sequence ATGACGACGCTGAAGGCGACCCTGCACGACGACCTGACGACCGCGATCAAAGCCAGGGACCAGCTGCGCTCCGCCACGCTGCGCCTGACCCTGTCGGCGATCGGCTACGAAGAGACAGCGGGCACCGAGGCCCGCACCCTCTCGGACGACGAGGTGCGGAAGATCATCACCCGCGAGGTGAAGAAGCGCCGAGACGCCGCGGACGCGTTCGCGAAGGCAGGCCGCACCGAGTCGGCGGAGCGGGAACTGGCGGAGGCGGAGGTGCTGACCGGGTACCTGCCGGCGCAGCTCTCGGACGAAGAACTGCGGAAGCTGGTTTCGGACGCCATCGCGGAAAGCGGCGCTTCGGGAATGGCCGGAATGGGCGCGGCGATGAAGGCGGTGCAGCCGAAGGTCGCCGGACGCGCGGAGGGTTCTCGGGTGGCGGCTGAAGTCAAGCGGCAACTGGCTGCCGGATGA